The following are encoded in a window of Sphaerisporangium siamense genomic DNA:
- a CDS encoding ferredoxin, whose protein sequence is MRIKADTDVCIGAGMCVFTAGDVFDQDEDEGTVVVLLPEPPPDRHAAVRRALQVCPSGALSISEDE, encoded by the coding sequence ATGCGGATCAAAGCCGACACCGATGTCTGCATCGGCGCGGGTATGTGCGTGTTCACGGCAGGTGACGTCTTCGACCAGGACGAGGACGAGGGCACCGTCGTGGTGCTCCTGCCCGAGCCGCCGCCCGACAGGCACGCGGCGGTCCGGCGGGCCCTGCAGGTCTGCCCGTCCGGCGCCCTGTCGATCTCGGAGGACGAGTGA
- a CDS encoding TetR/AcrR family transcriptional regulator, with product MDGPGLRERKKLRTRHTLVETAVRLFERKGFEETTVAEIAAAAEVSTRTFFSYFASKEDVIFFDIRARTDRALAVIADRAPGEPVVDLLRRVAEAIFRGPRGADDEEANHSLEDARLAMRLAAARHQLIMSVPALQARALHLLFDVQIELVEAVERAYAGELDQVEAAAAVGAFVGAAKVAAMACQKRGEPPEAMWAAALRGVEIAALGLGSLGGPGRA from the coding sequence ATGGACGGTCCCGGGCTGAGAGAGCGCAAGAAGCTGCGCACACGTCACACGCTGGTCGAGACGGCGGTGCGGCTCTTCGAGCGCAAGGGCTTCGAGGAGACGACGGTGGCCGAGATCGCCGCCGCCGCCGAGGTCTCGACCCGCACGTTCTTCAGCTACTTCGCCAGCAAGGAAGACGTGATCTTCTTCGACATCCGGGCGCGGACCGACCGCGCGCTCGCGGTCATCGCGGACCGCGCGCCCGGCGAGCCCGTGGTCGACCTGCTGCGCCGCGTCGCCGAAGCGATCTTCCGCGGCCCGCGCGGCGCGGACGACGAGGAGGCGAACCACTCCCTGGAGGACGCCCGGCTCGCCATGAGGCTGGCGGCGGCCCGCCACCAGCTGATCATGTCGGTCCCCGCGCTGCAGGCCCGGGCCCTGCACCTGCTCTTCGACGTCCAGATCGAGCTGGTCGAGGCCGTCGAGCGCGCGTACGCGGGCGAGCTGGACCAGGTCGAGGCCGCGGCGGCCGTGGGCGCGTTCGTCGGCGCGGCCAAGGTGGCGGCCATGGCGTGCCAGAAGCGCGGCGAGCCCCCGGAGGCGATGTGGGCCGCGGCGCTCAGAGGGGTCGAGATCGCCGCACTGGGGCTCGGCTCGCTGGGCGGTCCCGGGCGCGCCTGA
- a CDS encoding cytochrome P450, which produces MTNAMHEPVTFPVTREHPLDPPQDFARWREDAPLRPMLFADGHVGWLATGYAVSRAVLADPRFSNDVQVTHPPIPQRIRQQTLAKFPGFFLREDPPEHTRFRRLLTGQFTVRRMRLLEPRIEKITNDRLDAMEREGAPVDLVQSFALPIPSLVICELLGVPYSDHDRFQRDSSALLNLDNSIERAREAMESLLDYVRGLVARKRDEPGDDLISGLIATGRLTDVEITGASVLMLVAGHETTANMLALGTYTLLRNPAQLAALRADPSLAESAVEELLRYLTIVHLGPVRTATEDVEIEGQTIRAGQSVTVSLSAANRDPGRFGDPDSLDITRQATGHLSFGHGIHQCLGQQLARIEMRIGYPALLARFPGLRLATPGEEVAMRSNMAIYGVHRLPVAW; this is translated from the coding sequence ATGACCAACGCGATGCACGAGCCGGTCACCTTTCCCGTGACGCGTGAGCACCCCCTCGATCCCCCCCAGGACTTCGCGCGGTGGCGCGAGGACGCCCCCCTCCGCCCCATGCTCTTCGCCGACGGCCACGTCGGCTGGCTCGCCACCGGGTACGCCGTCTCCCGCGCGGTGCTCGCCGATCCGCGGTTCAGCAACGACGTCCAGGTGACGCACCCGCCGATCCCGCAGCGCATCCGGCAGCAGACTCTCGCCAAGTTCCCCGGCTTCTTCCTGCGCGAGGACCCCCCGGAGCACACCCGGTTCCGCCGCCTGCTCACCGGGCAGTTCACCGTGCGCCGCATGCGGCTGCTCGAGCCCCGGATCGAGAAGATCACTAATGACCGGCTGGACGCCATGGAGCGCGAGGGCGCGCCGGTGGACCTGGTGCAGAGCTTCGCGCTGCCGATCCCGTCCCTGGTGATCTGCGAGCTGCTCGGCGTCCCCTACTCCGACCACGACCGGTTCCAGCGCGACTCCTCCGCCCTGCTGAACCTGGACAACTCCATCGAGCGGGCGCGCGAGGCCATGGAGAGCCTGCTGGACTACGTCAGAGGACTCGTGGCGCGCAAGCGGGACGAGCCCGGCGACGACCTGATCAGCGGTCTCATCGCCACCGGACGGCTCACCGACGTCGAGATCACCGGCGCCTCGGTGCTCATGCTCGTGGCCGGCCACGAGACCACGGCGAACATGCTCGCGCTCGGCACCTACACCCTGCTGCGCAACCCCGCCCAGCTCGCCGCCCTGCGCGCGGACCCGTCACTGGCCGAGTCCGCCGTCGAGGAGCTGCTGCGCTACCTCACCATCGTCCACCTCGGCCCGGTCAGGACCGCCACCGAGGACGTCGAGATCGAGGGACAGACGATCAGGGCCGGCCAGTCGGTGACGGTGTCCCTCTCCGCCGCCAACCGCGACCCCGGGCGCTTCGGAGATCCCGACAGCCTGGACATAACGCGGCAGGCCACCGGACACCTGTCGTTCGGGCATGGAATACACCAATGCCTCGGACAGCAACTCGCCCGGATCGAGATGCGCATCGGCTACCCTGCACTGCTGGCGCGCTTTCCCGGCCTGCGCCTCGCGACTCCCGGCGAGGAGGTCGCGATGCGGTCCAACATGGCCATTTACGGAGTTCACCGCTTGCCGGTGGCTTGGTAG